GCTGGCGGCCCAGGTGCTGCCCACGGCGGCGCGGGGCCGCAGTAGCAGCGCTACCGGTGCGGCCGGCCCACCCAGCGCTGGCTCAGCATCGGCTTCGAGGTAGTAGTCGGCGGTGCCGGGGTGCCAGCGCAGGCGCGCGCCCAGTAGGTTGTTGCGGCTCTTGCGGAGGGGGTAGGTGCTGCCTGGCACGGGCCGCAGCAGTCGGTTGAAGGCATACACCGAGTCGCCGGCCGGGGTGACGTAGGCCGAATCGACGCGCAGCGTGTGCACCGCCGTAGAGGGGGTAGGGTCGCTGGCCGCGAAGCTATAAACGAAGCCCGGCCGAAACGGCCGCCACGTCGGGGCTTGGCCGTACGCTCGAAAGCCACCCAGTTGGCTCAGTAGTAAGAGAAGTAGCAGGTAGCCGTGCCGCATCGCGCTTATCAATTAAGAGGTGAATAGCGCAGGCAAAATACCGAAGAATATTCTTAATTCAACCTTCACGCAAAAAGCCCTGCCGGGGAGGGCAGGGCTTTTTGGTAAGAAGCGCGGGACCGAACGGTGGGGCGGCAGAGTCCGGCCCCGCTAGAACTCGTCTCGCGCTAAAGCGCGTTGACGAGTTTTGTCAGCTTGCTTTTGTTATTGGCAGCTTTGTTTTTGTGGATGATGTTCTTCTTGGCCAAGCGGTCCAGCATCGACGACACTTTGCGGAGTAGCTCCTGCGCGGCCGTTTTATCGGTGGTGCCACGCAGCTTCTTGATGGCCGTGCGGGTAGACTTGTGTTGGTAGCGGTTTAGTACGCGCTTCGCTTCGTTGCTACGGATGCGCTTAATAGCCGACTTGTGATTTGCCATGACAAAAAAGATTCTATAACTGGAACGACCGATGGGCCGTGGGTTTTCGCTTTGGGAGGGCAAAGGTAGGAAAATATTCTCACATTTACCAGCACTGGCGCTATAAAATTTTGGCTCAATGTGCAGATGTCCCAGTATTTTTCCGCCAAAGTTTGCCACGACACCGCAGTGACTCACGGTAAATCCTGCGCTGCCTATCAAACCATTACTTACCAATCAGTAGCCCTTAATCGTTAAAATTATATGCCTTTGCTACCTTCTCTTGGTTACCACCCGGCGGCTTGGCTAGCCAACGGCCACCTGCAAACCATCGCGGCCAGCGTGCTACGCCGGGTGCCGGAGGTGCGCTACCGGCGCGAGCGCCTAGAGCTGTCCGACGGCGATTTTCTGGACCTCGACTGGTCGTGGGCCGGGCCTGCGCCGGGCGGGCGGCTAGGCATTGTTTCGCACGGGCTGGAAGGCAGCAGCGAGCGGCCTTACGTGCGCGGCATGGTGCGCGCGCTCAACCAGGCGGGCTTCGACGCGCTGGCCTGGAACTACCGCGGCTGCGGCGGCGAAACCAACCGCCTGCTGCGCGCCTACCACCTCGGCGATACCGACGACCTAGCCACTGTTATCAGTCATACTATCAATGAGAAAGACTACCCGGAAATTTACCTGACCGGTTTTTCAGCGGGCGGCAACGTGACGCTGAAATACTTGGGCGAAGACCCGGCGCGGGTGCCGCCGCAGGTGCGGCGAGCGGCTGTATTCTCGGTACCAACCGACCTCAAGGCCAGCTCACTGCACATCAGTCGCTGGCAGAATAAAGTGTATTTGCGGCGCTTCATGCACTCACTGCGCGAGAAAATGCGGGCTAAAGCCGCATACCTGCCCGGCCAGCTCGACCTGACTGCCCTTGACGAGTTGCGCGACTTCCCGCAGTTCGACGCGCGCTACACGGCTCCGCTGCACGGCTTTGTCTCGGCTGATGACTACTACGAGCGGGCGGCTTCGGGGCGCTATCTGGCGGGTATTCGGGTGCCCACGCTGCTGGTTAACGCCCTGAATGACCCCTTCCTACCCCCCAGTTGCTACCCCCGCGAGGCGGCCCGCGCCAACCCGTGCTTCTACCTCGAAACGCCTGCTGCGGGCGGCCACGTGGGCTTCAACGATAACGGCCCGGCTGGCTCGTATTATTCCGAGCGCCGGGCCGTGGAGTTCTTTAGCGGTAAGTAAGCAGATGAGAGCCGTTTTGTCATTGCCGCGTTGCGCTCGCAATGACAAAACGGCTCTCATCTGCTTACTTACCTACTCATTTACTGAGGAGGCGATGTTGCCTCGATGGCCGTGAAAGCTTCCAGGATTTTATAGGTGTGCGAGGCTCCCTGGGGCACGAGGTAGGATGCGCCGGGCTCCAGCGGGGTTACTTTGCCTTCGAGATGCAGCTCGGCGCGGCCTTTTAGCACGTAACCGACCGTTTCATAGGGGCGGCTGCTGAGGGGCTTGGACTCGCCGGGCTGCTCGTTTTCCCAGAGGCGGAGCGAGACATGTTGGCCGGCGGCAAGGTGCTTGGCCCCATCGGCATCGGGGGTGGCGGTATTGGCGTTGATGTTGGGAGTAGACATAGTTAGGAAAATGTAAAAACGGCGCGGGTATTCCGCATCGGCAAAAAGTAAGGATAGGCCAGCGGCCGGCTCCCGGCTTGGCTAAACGGCGGGGCCGGGCCGGCGGTTGTGTCGCGGCCAGCCCAAAACCTTCGGTAAGCTCGTCGGGTTAAGAGACCCAAGCCGCTCGTGCCCTCCGGCGCGGCGCGCTTATTTTTCCGCCTACCCCCATGATTCTGCCGTGTCTGCTATCGCCCTCGAAACGTTTGCTGAGCAATTGGCGCGGGCGCACGCGGCCGTGCCCACCGCCTTACCGGGGCCGGCGTTCTGCGCGCTAGCCGAGCAGGTGCTGGCGGTGCTCTTCCCGGAGCGCGCCGCCCGGCCGCTGGCCGGCACCGATGCCGTAGCCGCTACTCTCTACCACTTGCAAGTCGAGCTGGCTGCCCTGCTAAGCGAGGTACCTGGCCTGCCTACCCCGCCCGCGCCGTTGGCCGCTGGCCTGTTTGGCGGCTTGCCCGCGCTGCGCGCCGCCCTACTGCTCGACGCCCAGGCCACGCTGGCCGCCGACCCCGCCGCCCAGGATTTGGCCGAGATTCTGAGTACTTATCCCGGCTTCTACGCCACGGCCCTGCACCGGCTGGCCCACGCCCTGCACCAGCGCGACGTGCCGCGCCTACCCCGCCTGCTGAGCGAGTATGCCCACCAGCGCACGGGCGTTGACATTCATCCGGGGGCGCGCATTGGGCCGGCGTTTTGCATCGACCACGGCACGGGCATCGTTATCGGCGAAACGGCCGTAATTGGGGCGCATGTGCAGCTCTACCAGGGCGTTACGCTCGGCGCGCTCAGCGTGACGAAAGCGTTGCAGGGCCTCAAGCGCCACCCCACCATCGAGGACCACGTGGTGGTTTATGCCAACGCGACCATTCTGGGGGGTAGCACCGTTATCGGCCCGCACAGCGTTATCGGCGGCAACGTGTGGCTGACCGAGAGCGTACCCTCGCACTCGCGGGTGTATCACCGCGCCCAGCTCCGCATGGCCCGCCAGGATGACCCCGCCGGCGAGCTGATGTTCTCCATTTAAAAATGGTTTAACGGCTGGGTAGCTTGTCAAGTTGGTTTTAACGAGCAATTCACCCAGCTAATAGTCCAACAGTCCACCCATCTAATTTTACCCATGAAAGCCAATTCCATTCTCGACGTTATCGGCCACACGCCGCTGGTTAAACTCACTAAATTATTCGCCGCCGAGCGCCCCGACGTGGAGGTGTGGATGAAGCTGGAGCGCCAGAATCCGGGCGGCTCCATCAAGGACCGCATTGCGCTCCGCATGATTGAGCAGGCCGAAAAAGACGGAATTCTGACCAAGGACAGCCACATTATCGAGCCTACCTCGGGCAACACGGGGGTAGGGCTGGCGCTGGTGGCCGCCGTGAAGGGCTACCGCCTCACGCTGGTGATGCCCGAGAGCATGAGCATCGAGCGCCGCCGCCTGATGCAGGCTTATGGGGCCAGCCTGGAGCTGACTCCCCGCGAGGGCGGCATGAAAGGAGCCATCGCCAAGGCCCAGGAAATGGTGGACAACACGCCGGGAGCCTGGATGCCCATGCAGTTCTCCAACCCCGCCAATATTCAGGCGCACATCGATACCACGGCGCAGGAAATTTTGGCCGATGCGCCGGAGGGCGGCTTCGACATGCACATCACGGGGGTGGGCACGGGCGGCCACATCACGGGCGTCACGCAGGTGCTGAAGCCGCTTTTTCCGAAGATGAAAACCTACGCCGTGGAGCCGGAAGCTTCGCCCGTTATCAGTGGCGGCGCGCCGGGGCCGCACCCGCTGCAAGGCATTGGCGCGGGCTTCATCCCGGAGAATCTACACGTCGATTTGCTCGACGGCACCATTCAGGTAACCCGCGACGAAGCCTTTGAGATGACGCGCCGGGCAGCCAAGGAAGAAGGTATTTTGTGCGGTATCTCATCGGGCGCGTCGCTGGCCGCCGTGGCCAAAAAGCTGGCCGAGGTGCCCCAGGGCGGCAAGGTGCTCACTTTCTGCTACGATACCGGTGAGCGGTATTTGTCGGTCGAGGGGCTATTCGTATAGCATACGTTTCAGCGTGTGCGAGTTGGCATTTGAATAAGCCGGTAACTTCCGGCCCGGATGCTACCCCGCACACGCTAAAGCGTATGCTACTTCATGGAAAACCTCGAAACTCCGGCTGGCCGCTTCTGGCGCTGGCTGCTGCCCGTGGCGGTAGTGGCCTGTCTCTACGTCAACTACGTTTACAACGCCCACCCGCCGGCCGGCGCGCTCTCCAACGGAGCCATGTCGGCGCGGCACCCTACCCTGCTCACGCCGGCGGGTTATGCCTTTAGCATCTGGGGCATCATTTTCACGGGGCTCGTGGGGTATGCCGTCTGGCAATGGCTGCCCGCGCAGCGCGGCGCGGCCCTCCCCACGCAACTCAACAGCCTGCTGACGTGCGCCGTGCTGATGACCACCGCCTGGACGCTGGTGTTTAGCTACGGTCTCATCGGCCTCAGCCTCACCGTGATGCTGTTTATTTTGCTGCTGCTGGCCCAGGCTTACGGGCGGGCGCGCCGGCTGGTGCGGCTGCTGTACGCGCCCGCCTGGCCAGTGTGGTTTCTGAGCCTGTACCTGGGCTGGATAACGCTGGCGGCGGTACTCAATTTCATCTTCGGCCTGCGCGATGGTTTCGGCGCGCACGGCTGGCAGTGGTCAACCCAAAGCAGCCTGCTGGGTTGCTACGCGCTCCTCATAGTGGCGGCCGGGCTGGGCGTGGCGCTGGCCTGGCACTTCCGCGATGCGCTCCTACCCCTGCCCATTGCCTGGGGCCTGGTGGGCACCTGGGTAGCCCAACAAACGGCCGCGCCCGACC
The genomic region above belongs to Hymenobacter psoromatis and contains:
- the cysK gene encoding cysteine synthase A; the protein is MKANSILDVIGHTPLVKLTKLFAAERPDVEVWMKLERQNPGGSIKDRIALRMIEQAEKDGILTKDSHIIEPTSGNTGVGLALVAAVKGYRLTLVMPESMSIERRRLMQAYGASLELTPREGGMKGAIAKAQEMVDNTPGAWMPMQFSNPANIQAHIDTTAQEILADAPEGGFDMHITGVGTGGHITGVTQVLKPLFPKMKTYAVEPEASPVISGGAPGPHPLQGIGAGFIPENLHVDLLDGTIQVTRDEAFEMTRRAAKEEGILCGISSGASLAAVAKKLAEVPQGGKVLTFCYDTGERYLSVEGLFV
- a CDS encoding YheT family hydrolase; its protein translation is MPLLPSLGYHPAAWLANGHLQTIAASVLRRVPEVRYRRERLELSDGDFLDLDWSWAGPAPGGRLGIVSHGLEGSSERPYVRGMVRALNQAGFDALAWNYRGCGGETNRLLRAYHLGDTDDLATVISHTINEKDYPEIYLTGFSAGGNVTLKYLGEDPARVPPQVRRAAVFSVPTDLKASSLHISRWQNKVYLRRFMHSLREKMRAKAAYLPGQLDLTALDELRDFPQFDARYTAPLHGFVSADDYYERAASGRYLAGIRVPTLLVNALNDPFLPPSCYPREAARANPCFYLETPAAGGHVGFNDNGPAGSYYSERRAVEFFSGK
- a CDS encoding tryptophan-rich sensory protein; amino-acid sequence: MENLETPAGRFWRWLLPVAVVACLYVNYVYNAHPPAGALSNGAMSARHPTLLTPAGYAFSIWGIIFTGLVGYAVWQWLPAQRGAALPTQLNSLLTCAVLMTTAWTLVFSYGLIGLSLTVMLFILLLLAQAYGRARRLVRLLYAPAWPVWFLSLYLGWITLAAVLNFIFGLRDGFGAHGWQWSTQSSLLGCYALLIVAAGLGVALAWHFRDALLPLPIAWGLVGTWVAQQTAAPDLARTALGAAVALLVGAVLAGWPRQRPPVAQPDAAALAG
- the rpsT gene encoding 30S ribosomal protein S20, whose amino-acid sequence is MANHKSAIKRIRSNEAKRVLNRYQHKSTRTAIKKLRGTTDKTAAQELLRKVSSMLDRLAKKNIIHKNKAANNKSKLTKLVNAL
- a CDS encoding serine O-acetyltransferase produces the protein MSAIALETFAEQLARAHAAVPTALPGPAFCALAEQVLAVLFPERAARPLAGTDAVAATLYHLQVELAALLSEVPGLPTPPAPLAAGLFGGLPALRAALLLDAQATLAADPAAQDLAEILSTYPGFYATALHRLAHALHQRDVPRLPRLLSEYAHQRTGVDIHPGARIGPAFCIDHGTGIVIGETAVIGAHVQLYQGVTLGALSVTKALQGLKRHPTIEDHVVVYANATILGGSTVIGPHSVIGGNVWLTESVPSHSRVYHRAQLRMARQDDPAGELMFSI
- a CDS encoding cupin domain-containing protein, whose product is MSTPNINANTATPDADGAKHLAAGQHVSLRLWENEQPGESKPLSSRPYETVGYVLKGRAELHLEGKVTPLEPGASYLVPQGASHTYKILEAFTAIEATSPPQ